In Salinarimonas sp., a genomic segment contains:
- a CDS encoding adenosine kinase → MPALDVLTLGNAIIDVIAHTDEGFLVAEKLHKGSMNLIDEARAEDLYSRMGQAAIISGGCAANTAVGAASLGARAGFIGKVKDDELGRIYRHDMNATGVRFDTGYADPAGPATARSFILVTPDGERTMNTYLGACQNLSPDDIDEETVASARIIYLEGYLWDPPAAKEAFRKASTIAHAAGAKVALSLSDSFCVDRYRDEFLELARNGLIDVLFANTHEIKALYQTADEDEAVRALREEGFAQGRFVGVITRSERGSLIVTREGTQTVAAHPVDRIVDLTGAGDLYAGGFLAGVVQDRDLVDCGRLGALAAAEVIGHIGARPQRSLKDMAQEEGLM, encoded by the coding sequence ATGCCCGCGCTCGATGTCCTGACCCTCGGCAACGCCATCATCGACGTCATCGCCCATACCGACGAGGGCTTCCTCGTCGCCGAGAAGCTGCACAAGGGCTCGATGAACCTGATCGACGAGGCGCGCGCGGAAGACCTGTATTCCCGCATGGGCCAGGCGGCGATCATCTCCGGCGGCTGCGCCGCCAACACCGCCGTCGGCGCCGCCTCGCTCGGCGCGCGCGCCGGCTTCATCGGCAAGGTGAAGGACGACGAGCTCGGCCGGATCTACCGGCACGACATGAACGCCACGGGCGTGCGCTTCGACACCGGCTACGCCGATCCCGCCGGCCCGGCGACCGCGCGCTCCTTCATCCTGGTGACGCCCGACGGCGAGCGCACCATGAACACCTATCTCGGCGCCTGCCAGAACCTCTCCCCCGACGACATCGACGAGGAGACGGTGGCGAGCGCCCGGATCATCTATCTCGAGGGCTACCTCTGGGATCCGCCGGCGGCGAAGGAGGCCTTCCGCAAGGCCTCGACCATCGCCCATGCCGCGGGCGCCAAGGTGGCGCTCAGCCTCTCCGACTCCTTCTGCGTCGACCGTTATCGCGACGAGTTCCTCGAGCTCGCCCGCAACGGCCTGATCGACGTGCTCTTCGCCAACACCCACGAGATCAAGGCGCTCTACCAGACCGCCGACGAGGACGAGGCGGTGCGGGCGCTGCGCGAGGAGGGCTTCGCCCAGGGCCGCTTCGTCGGCGTGATCACCCGCTCGGAGCGCGGCTCGCTGATCGTCACCCGCGAGGGCACGCAGACGGTGGCCGCCCATCCGGTGGACCGGATCGTCGACCTCACGGGCGCCGGCGACCTCTATGCCGGCGGCTTCCTCGCCGGCGTGGTCCAGGACCGCGATCTCGTCGATTGCGGGCGCCTCGGCGCTCTCGCCGCCGCGGAGGTGATCGGCCATATCGGCGCCCGCCCGCAGCGCAGCCTGAAGGACATGGCGCAGGAAGAGGGGCTGATGTGA
- a CDS encoding helix-turn-helix domain-containing protein: MPRRSRDPDGDARALTPFGRRVRALRAARGLQLKHMAAHLGVSSAYLSALERGERGRPTFTLVQGTIQYFGVIWDEADELQRLAELSDPAPRIPAAGCGPDAVLLANRLAREIDGLGEARIAACLAILDGDDPSAGAVRDLDGSTRSRSNLDPPPAEDAPSDPEHN, encoded by the coding sequence ATGCCCCGCCGCTCCCGCGATCCGGACGGCGACGCCCGCGCGCTGACCCCGTTCGGCCGGCGCGTGCGCGCGCTGCGCGCCGCGCGCGGGCTCCAGCTCAAGCACATGGCCGCGCATCTGGGCGTCTCCAGCGCCTATCTCTCGGCGCTGGAGCGCGGCGAGCGCGGGCGGCCGACCTTCACCCTGGTCCAGGGCACGATCCAGTATTTCGGGGTGATCTGGGACGAGGCGGACGAGCTGCAGCGGCTCGCCGAGCTGTCCGACCCGGCCCCGCGGATCCCCGCCGCCGGCTGCGGACCGGACGCCGTCCTCCTCGCCAACCGTCTCGCGCGCGAGATCGACGGCCTCGGCGAGGCCCGGATCGCCGCCTGCCTTGCTATTCTGGATGGCGACGACCCGAGCGCCGGGGCGGTCCGCGACCTTGACGGATCGACGAGAAGCCGTTCTAACCTCGACCCGCCGCCAGCCGAAGACGCTCCATCCGATCCCGAACACAATTGA
- a CDS encoding Smr/MutS family protein, whose product MSRRRKRELTEEEESLWRHVIRHVAPLKGRDGYREAESATSAPPKVTPAAPPPPRPPTQAPPQKPRAPTAAPYRPRPPAPPPIPPLAALARKERTALNRRARRPDATLDLHGMRQAEAHFALLGFLRRQAAEGASIVLVVTGKGGPPGEGSLFDERGVLRRVVPHWLREPDLRGVVVGFEPAAPHHGGEGALYVRLRRRNGR is encoded by the coding sequence ATGAGCCGGCGGCGCAAGCGCGAGCTCACCGAGGAGGAGGAGAGCCTCTGGCGCCACGTGATCCGCCACGTCGCGCCGCTGAAGGGGCGAGACGGCTATCGCGAGGCTGAAAGCGCGACGTCCGCGCCCCCGAAGGTGACGCCGGCCGCGCCGCCGCCGCCGCGCCCCCCCACGCAGGCGCCCCCGCAGAAGCCCCGGGCGCCGACGGCGGCGCCCTATCGTCCGCGGCCGCCCGCGCCGCCGCCCATCCCCCCGCTCGCCGCCCTCGCCCGCAAGGAGCGCACCGCCCTCAACCGCCGCGCCCGGCGCCCCGACGCCACGCTCGACCTGCACGGCATGCGCCAGGCCGAGGCGCATTTCGCGCTGCTCGGCTTTCTGCGTCGCCAAGCGGCGGAGGGCGCGAGCATCGTCCTCGTGGTCACCGGCAAGGGCGGACCGCCGGGGGAGGGCAGCCTGTTCGACGAGCGCGGCGTGCTGCGCCGGGTCGTGCCGCACTGGCTGCGCGAGCCGGACCTGAGGGGCGTCGTGGTGGGCTTCGAGCCGGCGGCGCCGCATCACGGCGGGGAGGGCGCGCTCTACGTGCGCCTGCGCCGCCGCAACGGCCGCTGA